From Nitrobacter sp. NHB1, a single genomic window includes:
- a CDS encoding ABCB family ABC transporter ATP-binding protein/permease, whose product MADAAAHPASAPAKPSDDPTRSATLGRALVHLWPYMWPGDRADLKMRVVWAMLLLLVAKVATLIVPFTFKWAVDALNGAGSAPVQPDNWAMWLILSPLAMTLAYGSVRVLMALLTQWRDGIFAKVAMHAVRRLAYRTFVHMHELSLRFHLERKTGGLTRVLERGRNGIEEMVRLVILQLIPTAVEVGLLTAVLLWQFDWRYVLVTLVTVVVYMAFTYRATQWRIEIRRRMNESDSDANAKAIDSLLNYETVKYFGAELREAKRYDRSMERFEAASVSTYTSLAVLNGGQAVIYTAGLTTIMIMCAIGVRNGTHTVGDFVMVNAMMIQLYQPLNLMGMVYRQIKQAIIDIEKMFGVLTRNPEVKDRAGAQPLHVGHGSVRFEDVRFSYDPNRPILKGMTFDVPAGKTVAIVGPSGAGKSTISRLLFRLYDVSSGRILIDGQDIRDVTQVSLRAAIGMVPQDTVLFNDTIRYNIRYGRWNATDEEVEIAARTAQIDGFIRMSPKGYETEVGERGLKLSGGEKQRVAIARTVLKAPPILVLDEATSALDSHTEHEIQEALEGVSRNRTSLVIAHRLSTIVGADEIIVLDQGRIAERGTHTELLAADGLYASMWNRQREAQEVREKLALIGDDDDVPNRAPPPVDDPLVAPAAAAE is encoded by the coding sequence ATGGCTGACGCGGCTGCGCATCCGGCGAGCGCGCCGGCAAAACCGTCCGATGATCCGACCCGAAGCGCGACGCTCGGCCGGGCGCTTGTGCATCTGTGGCCCTACATGTGGCCCGGCGATCGCGCCGACCTGAAGATGCGCGTCGTCTGGGCGATGCTGCTGTTGCTTGTGGCCAAGGTCGCCACCCTGATCGTTCCGTTCACCTTCAAGTGGGCGGTCGATGCGCTGAACGGCGCGGGAAGCGCGCCCGTGCAGCCCGACAACTGGGCGATGTGGTTGATCCTGTCGCCGCTGGCAATGACGCTGGCCTACGGTTCCGTCCGCGTGCTGATGGCGCTGCTCACCCAGTGGCGCGACGGCATCTTTGCCAAGGTCGCGATGCACGCGGTGCGCAGGCTGGCTTACCGGACGTTCGTCCACATGCACGAGCTGTCGCTGCGTTTTCACCTCGAACGCAAGACCGGCGGGTTGACGCGCGTGCTCGAACGGGGCCGCAACGGCATCGAGGAGATGGTCCGGCTCGTCATCCTCCAGCTTATTCCGACTGCGGTCGAAGTCGGGCTGCTCACCGCCGTTCTGTTGTGGCAATTCGACTGGCGCTACGTGCTGGTGACGCTCGTGACCGTCGTGGTCTACATGGCCTTTACCTACAGAGCGACGCAGTGGCGCATCGAAATCCGCCGCCGGATGAACGAATCCGATTCCGACGCCAACGCCAAGGCGATCGACTCGCTATTGAACTACGAAACGGTGAAATATTTCGGTGCCGAGTTGCGGGAAGCGAAACGCTACGACCGCTCGATGGAGCGGTTTGAGGCCGCAAGCGTCTCTACTTACACCTCGCTGGCTGTTCTCAACGGGGGACAGGCGGTCATCTACACGGCCGGTCTGACGACGATCATGATCATGTGCGCGATCGGCGTGCGCAACGGCACTCATACGGTCGGCGATTTCGTCATGGTCAACGCCATGATGATCCAGCTCTACCAGCCGCTCAACCTGATGGGCATGGTCTATCGCCAGATCAAGCAGGCGATCATCGATATCGAAAAGATGTTCGGCGTGCTGACCCGCAATCCGGAGGTGAAGGATCGCGCCGGCGCGCAGCCATTGCATGTTGGGCACGGTTCGGTGCGGTTCGAGGATGTGCGGTTTTCCTACGATCCGAATCGCCCGATCCTCAAGGGCATGACGTTCGACGTGCCCGCGGGAAAGACGGTGGCGATCGTCGGGCCGTCGGGGGCGGGGAAATCGACGATCTCACGCCTTTTATTTCGCCTTTACGATGTGTCGAGCGGCCGTATCCTGATCGACGGCCAGGATATCCGCGACGTCACGCAGGTCTCGCTGCGCGCTGCGATCGGGATGGTGCCGCAGGACACCGTGCTGTTCAACGACACCATCCGCTACAACATCCGCTACGGCCGCTGGAACGCGACCGACGAAGAGGTCGAGATCGCCGCCCGGACGGCGCAGATCGACGGCTTCATCAGGATGTCGCCGAAGGGCTACGAGACAGAGGTCGGCGAGCGCGGGTTAAAACTGTCCGGCGGCGAGAAACAGCGTGTGGCGATTGCGCGCACCGTACTGAAGGCGCCGCCGATCCTCGTGCTGGACGAGGCGACGTCGGCGCTCGACAGCCACACCGAGCATGAAATCCAGGAGGCCCTCGAAGGGGTCTCGCGCAACCGCACTTCGCTGGTGATCGCGCACCGGCTGTCGACCATCGTGGGCGCCGACGAGATTATCGTGCTCGATCAAGGCCGAATCGCCGAGCGGGGAACCCATACGGAGCTTTTGGCGGCCGACGGTCTTTACGCCAGCATGTGGAACAGGCAACGCGAGGCGCAGGAGGTGCGGGAGAAACTGGCGCTGATCGGCGATGACGACGACGTCCCCAACCGTGCCCCGCCTCCTGTGGACGATCCGCTGGTGGCGCCGGCCGCCGCGGCAGAGTAG
- a CDS encoding TIGR00730 family Rossman fold protein → MNTIKTVCVYCGSGPGTNPQFVEAAVAFGRALARNNVGLVYGGGSVGLMGAIATSTLDHGGTVTGIIPDFLTAREHALSRVQEMIVTRDMHERKRLMFERSDAFVALPGGVGTLEELVEQLTWQQLGRHSKPIMLANVDGFWEPLLALLAHMRATAFIRPTLAVNILQADHVEDILPKLRAAASDALNSKQMPADVAGRL, encoded by the coding sequence ATGAACACCATCAAAACGGTCTGCGTCTATTGCGGCTCAGGCCCCGGTACAAATCCCCAATTCGTCGAAGCCGCCGTCGCTTTTGGTAGAGCGCTCGCCCGGAACAACGTCGGGCTGGTCTATGGCGGCGGCTCGGTCGGGCTGATGGGCGCCATCGCGACCTCGACCCTCGATCACGGCGGCACCGTCACCGGCATTATTCCGGATTTCCTGACCGCACGCGAACATGCGCTGTCGCGCGTGCAGGAGATGATCGTCACCCGCGATATGCACGAGCGCAAGCGCCTGATGTTCGAGCGGTCGGACGCGTTCGTCGCCCTGCCCGGCGGCGTCGGCACGCTGGAGGAACTGGTCGAGCAGCTCACCTGGCAGCAGCTCGGGCGGCACAGCAAGCCGATCATGCTGGCGAATGTCGACGGCTTCTGGGAACCGCTGCTGGCGCTGCTCGCCCACATGCGGGCCACCGCCTTCATCCGGCCGACGCTCGCCGTCAATATCCTGCAGGCCGATCACGTGGAGGACATCCTGCCGAAACTTCGCGCCGCCGCGAGCGACGCGCTGAACTCCAAGCAGATGCCGGCCGACGTCGCCGGTCGGCTATAA
- the cimA gene encoding citramalate synthase: MSREHLYLFDTTLRDGAQTNGVDFTLQDKQAIAKMLDDLGIDYIEGGYPGANPTDTELFSQKPALRHARFTAFGMTRRPGRSAANDPGLAALIEAKADAICLVAKSSAYQVRVALETTNDENLASIRDSVKAVAAVGREVMMDCEHFFDGYREDPAFALACAMAAYDSGARWVVLCDTNGGTMPNEIEATVREVAKHIPGDHLGIHAHNDTEQAVANSLAAVRAGARQIQGTLNGLGERCGNANLCSLIPTLKLKTEFADAFEIGVSEDRLATLTQASRTLDNMLNRAPNRHAPYVGESAFVTKTGIHASAIIKDPATYEHVAPESVGNRRKVLVSDQAGRSNVLVELERAHIAFDRNDPKLGRLIEEMKAREAAGYAYESANASFDLLARRTLGRVPEYLDVEQFDVNVEQRYNSHGERITVAMAVVKVRVDGQTLISAGEGNGPVNALDVALRKDLGKYQKYIEGLKLIDYRVRILNGGTEAVTRVLIESEDEEGERWTTIGVSSNIIDASFQALMDSVFYKLVKSGAPA, encoded by the coding sequence ATGAGCCGCGAGCACCTCTATCTGTTCGATACCACGCTGCGCGACGGCGCTCAGACCAACGGCGTCGACTTCACGTTGCAGGACAAGCAGGCCATCGCGAAGATGCTGGACGATCTCGGCATCGACTATATCGAAGGTGGCTATCCCGGCGCCAATCCGACCGACACTGAGCTGTTTTCGCAAAAGCCCGCGCTTCGCCATGCGCGGTTCACCGCCTTCGGCATGACGCGGCGGCCGGGGCGATCCGCCGCCAACGATCCGGGGCTGGCCGCGCTGATCGAGGCCAAGGCGGATGCGATCTGCTTGGTGGCAAAATCCTCGGCCTATCAGGTCAGAGTCGCGCTTGAGACGACGAACGACGAAAATCTGGCGTCGATCCGCGACAGCGTGAAGGCCGTCGCGGCTGTGGGCCGCGAGGTCATGATGGACTGCGAGCATTTCTTCGACGGCTACAGGGAAGACCCGGCGTTCGCGCTGGCCTGCGCCATGGCGGCTTACGACTCCGGCGCGCGCTGGGTTGTGCTGTGCGACACCAATGGCGGCACCATGCCGAACGAGATCGAGGCGACGGTTCGCGAGGTTGCGAAACACATCCCCGGCGACCACCTCGGAATCCACGCCCATAACGACACCGAGCAGGCGGTCGCCAATTCGCTCGCGGCGGTGCGCGCGGGCGCGCGGCAAATCCAGGGCACGTTGAACGGCCTCGGCGAGCGTTGCGGCAATGCCAATCTCTGCTCGTTGATCCCGACGCTGAAGCTGAAGACGGAATTCGCCGATGCCTTCGAGATCGGTGTGTCCGAGGATCGCCTTGCGACCCTGACGCAGGCGTCGCGCACGCTCGACAACATGCTCAACCGCGCGCCGAACCGGCACGCTCCTTACGTCGGCGAAAGCGCGTTCGTCACCAAGACCGGCATTCACGCCTCCGCGATCATCAAGGATCCCGCGACCTACGAGCATGTCGCGCCGGAATCGGTCGGCAATCGCCGCAAGGTGCTGGTGTCGGATCAGGCGGGCCGCTCCAACGTGCTCGTCGAACTGGAGCGGGCACACATCGCGTTCGACAGGAACGATCCCAAACTCGGACGGCTGATCGAGGAGATGAAGGCGCGCGAGGCGGCGGGCTACGCCTACGAATCCGCCAATGCGTCGTTTGATCTTTTGGCGCGGCGCACGCTCGGCCGCGTGCCGGAATATTTAGATGTCGAGCAATTCGACGTCAATGTCGAGCAGCGCTACAACTCGCACGGCGAGCGCATTACCGTCGCGATGGCGGTGGTGAAGGTGAGGGTCGACGGCCAGACACTGATCTCGGCCGGCGAAGGCAACGGTCCTGTCAATGCGCTCGATGTCGCCTTGCGCAAGGACCTCGGCAAATACCAGAAATATATCGAGGGACTTAAACTGATCGATTATCGCGTGCGTATTCTCAACGGAGGCACGGAAGCCGTGACACGCGTTCTGATCGAGAGCGAGGACGAAGAGGGCGAGCGCTGGACCACGATCGGCGTGTCGTCCAATATCATCGATGCGTCGTTCCAGGCCCTGATGGATTCGGTATTCTACAAGCTGGTGAAGTCCGGCGCGCCGGCGTAA
- a CDS encoding GNAT family N-acetyltransferase → MNAPALRPMLPADVPVLAAIFVASIEELTGDDYSKAQQIAWASAADDEGKFGARLANELTLVATLQGSPVGFASLKGADHIGMLYVHPGAARRGVATTLCDALEKLAGARGATALTVEASDTAQRFFAKRGYVAMQRNSVTIGDEWLANTTMKKTLAAGGAA, encoded by the coding sequence ATGAATGCACCTGCGCTGCGGCCGATGCTGCCCGCCGACGTTCCCGTTCTGGCGGCGATCTTTGTCGCCAGCATCGAGGAACTGACCGGCGACGACTACAGCAAGGCGCAGCAGATCGCATGGGCCAGTGCCGCCGATGACGAGGGCAAGTTCGGCGCGCGGCTCGCGAACGAATTGACGCTGGTGGCAACGCTGCAGGGCTCGCCCGTCGGCTTCGCATCGCTCAAGGGCGCCGATCACATCGGCATGCTCTATGTGCATCCGGGCGCGGCGAGGCGCGGGGTCGCGACCACGCTGTGCGATGCGCTCGAAAAGCTTGCTGGCGCCCGCGGCGCCACGGCGCTGACCGTCGAGGCCAGCGATACGGCACAGCGATTTTTCGCCAAGCGCGGTTACGTCGCGATGCAACGCAATTCGGTGACGATCGGCGACGAGTGGCTGGCCAACACCACGATGAAAAAGACGCTGGCGGCGGGAGGTGCGGCATGA
- a CDS encoding endonuclease domain-containing protein — translation MSAQSSLPSPLAGEGAERLRREAGEGSSRKATARSLRSRMTDAERKLWFALKDRRFQGLKFRRQVPAGPYVADFLCYELRLVVEVDGGQHAESVHDAERDRWFADNGFRTLRFWNNDVLSNLEGVLTAIAEGTATPYPTAHLRSPPPSPARGEGKKKASQ, via the coding sequence ATGAGCGCGCAGTCGAGTCTTCCCTCTCCCCTTGCGGGAGAGGGTGCCGAGCGCCTTCGGCGCGAGGCGGGTGAGGGGTCGTCTCGAAAAGCAACGGCTCGAAGTTTACGATCGCGGATGACCGACGCTGAGCGGAAGCTCTGGTTTGCGCTCAAGGACCGGCGCTTTCAGGGCCTCAAGTTTCGCAGGCAGGTGCCGGCCGGACCCTACGTTGCGGATTTTCTCTGTTACGAACTGCGGCTCGTTGTCGAGGTGGACGGCGGTCAGCACGCGGAGTCGGTGCATGATGCCGAGCGTGACCGCTGGTTCGCGGACAATGGGTTTCGCACGCTCCGGTTCTGGAACAATGACGTGCTGTCGAATTTGGAAGGCGTGCTGACTGCAATTGCCGAGGGAACGGCAACCCCTTACCCGACGGCTCACTTGCGCTCGCCGCCACCCTCTCCCGCAAGGGGAGAGGGAAAAAAGAAGGCTTCACAATGA
- the cysS gene encoding cysteine--tRNA ligase produces MELRLYDTLTKEKRAFTPIDPSNVRMYVCGPTVYDFAHIGNARPVIVFDVLFRLLRHRYGADHVTYVRNITDVDDKINDRAARDFPGLPLNEAIRKVTEKTADQFQADVAALGCLPPTHQPRATEFVLPRADGRADMVTLIRQLIARGHAYEAGGEVLFDVQSMPDYGALSGRRLDEQKAGARVAVDAHKRNPADFVLWKLSSENEPGWDSPWGRGRPGWHIECSAMSAAYLGGERGDEVFDIHGGGLDLIFPHHENEIAQSRCAHGTHAMANYWMHNGFLQVEGEKMSKSLGNFVTINDLLRDWPGEVVRLNMLKTHYRSPIDWTLKGLEESRRVLDDWYKDVADIEPSDDIDPEFLDALLDDLNTHKAITRLHQISPTLRLSEGRLDDWSGDAARRHKKSAALLLGLLPQTAAERTERGRSLTGIDTARIDQSINDRAAARARKDFKESDRIRDELAAMGVVLKDGKDADGKPKTTWEIAR; encoded by the coding sequence ATGGAACTGCGCCTTTACGATACCCTGACCAAGGAGAAGCGGGCTTTCACGCCGATCGATCCGTCGAACGTGCGGATGTATGTCTGCGGTCCGACGGTCTACGACTTCGCCCACATCGGCAATGCGCGGCCGGTCATCGTGTTCGACGTGCTGTTCCGGCTGCTGCGGCATCGCTACGGCGCCGACCATGTCACCTACGTCCGCAACATCACCGACGTCGATGACAAGATCAACGACCGCGCGGCGCGGGACTTTCCGGGCCTTCCGCTGAACGAGGCGATCCGCAAGGTCACGGAAAAAACCGCCGACCAGTTTCAGGCCGATGTTGCGGCGCTCGGCTGCCTGCCGCCGACCCATCAGCCGCGCGCCACCGAGTTCGTGTTGCCGCGCGCCGACGGCCGGGCCGACATGGTGACGTTGATCCGGCAGTTGATCGCGCGGGGGCACGCCTACGAGGCCGGCGGCGAGGTGCTGTTCGACGTGCAGTCGATGCCGGACTACGGCGCGCTGTCGGGCCGCAGGTTAGATGAGCAGAAGGCCGGTGCGCGAGTCGCGGTGGACGCGCACAAGAGGAATCCGGCCGACTTCGTGCTGTGGAAATTGTCATCCGAGAACGAGCCGGGCTGGGACAGCCCGTGGGGCAGGGGACGGCCTGGCTGGCACATCGAATGCTCGGCGATGAGCGCGGCCTATCTCGGCGGTGAACGTGGCGACGAGGTCTTCGACATTCACGGCGGCGGCCTCGACCTGATCTTCCCGCATCATGAAAACGAGATCGCGCAGTCGCGTTGCGCCCACGGTACACACGCGATGGCGAACTACTGGATGCACAACGGCTTCCTGCAGGTCGAAGGCGAGAAGATGTCGAAGAGTTTGGGCAACTTCGTGACGATCAATGATTTGCTCAGGGACTGGCCCGGCGAAGTCGTACGTCTCAACATGCTGAAGACGCATTATCGCTCGCCGATTGATTGGACGCTGAAGGGGTTAGAAGAAAGCCGTCGTGTTCTTGATGATTGGTACAAGGATGTCGCCGACATTGAGCCTTCAGACGATATAGACCCTGAATTTCTGGACGCTTTATTGGATGACCTGAATACTCATAAGGCCATTACCAGATTGCACCAGATTTCACCGACACTCCGTTTGAGCGAGGGCCGGCTTGACGATTGGTCCGGTGATGCGGCGCGACGTCACAAGAAATCGGCAGCATTGCTGCTCGGCTTGTTGCCTCAGACCGCGGCTGAGCGAACCGAACGTGGGCGATCCTTGACCGGCATTGATACGGCCCGCATTGATCAGTCGATCAATGATCGCGCCGCTGCCCGCGCCCGAAAAGACTTCAAGGAATCCGATCGCATCCGCGACGAACTCGCTGCCATGGGCGTCGTGCTGAAGGACGGCAAGGATGCCGACGGCAAGCCAAAGACGACATGGGAGATCGCGCGATGA
- a CDS encoding DUF2865 domain-containing protein, which produces MPDLLFARRTMRILACAAALGIAAPAADALAQGAPPGVNPMCPRLEAQLASIDRAGVDPARAGQIRRYEDAAGRQQAELERVTAQARRMGCDSSGFFQLFNGQSAQCGPVSHQIQQMRANLEQLTTNLERLRASSGAGNPDRDSQRRSVLVALAQNDCGPQYAAAARNQGSFFDNLFGNHPDNQPIPPPVDSGGVQSGTYRTVCVRSCDGFYFPISFATVPSRFPDDERTCKNLCPAADATLYAYRNPGEDMHQAVSINGQPYSSSPNAFKYRQTFNPSCSCKPAGETWAEALKGLDDKAAAAQQGDIIVTEDGARKMSQPAGSKGSQKKDTTATTSHAPATPKTTPAGAALTDTTPPNKPIRSVGPTFIPAQ; this is translated from the coding sequence ATGCCTGACCTTTTGTTTGCCCGCCGCACGATGCGGATTTTGGCCTGCGCCGCCGCCCTCGGCATCGCGGCTCCTGCCGCCGATGCCCTGGCGCAGGGCGCTCCGCCAGGCGTCAATCCGATGTGCCCGCGACTCGAGGCGCAACTCGCAAGCATCGACCGCGCCGGCGTCGATCCGGCGCGAGCCGGCCAGATTCGCCGCTATGAGGATGCCGCAGGCCGGCAACAGGCCGAACTCGAACGCGTAACCGCGCAAGCCCGGCGCATGGGCTGCGACAGTTCGGGGTTCTTCCAGCTATTCAACGGCCAGTCGGCGCAGTGCGGACCGGTCAGCCACCAGATCCAGCAAATGCGGGCCAATCTCGAGCAGCTCACCACCAACCTGGAGCGGCTGCGAGCCAGCAGCGGCGCCGGCAACCCCGACCGCGACAGTCAGCGGCGCTCCGTGCTGGTGGCGCTGGCGCAGAACGATTGCGGCCCGCAATATGCCGCGGCCGCGCGGAACCAGGGCTCCTTCTTCGACAACCTGTTCGGCAACCACCCCGACAATCAACCGATCCCACCGCCGGTCGATTCGGGAGGCGTGCAATCCGGGACGTATCGGACCGTCTGCGTCCGTTCGTGCGATGGTTTTTACTTTCCGATCTCGTTTGCCACCGTTCCGAGCCGGTTTCCCGACGACGAACGAACCTGCAAGAACCTTTGCCCAGCGGCGGACGCTACTCTCTATGCCTATCGCAATCCCGGCGAGGACATGCATCAGGCCGTCTCGATCAACGGACAGCCTTATTCGTCGTCGCCGAACGCATTCAAATACCGTCAGACATTCAATCCATCGTGCTCATGCAAACCGGCGGGCGAGACCTGGGCGGAGGCATTGAAGGGACTCGACGACAAGGCCGCGGCGGCGCAGCAGGGTGACATCATCGTCACGGAAGACGGCGCCAGGAAGATGTCTCAGCCGGCCGGCAGCAAAGGCTCGCAAAAGAAGGACACAACCGCGACGACCTCCCATGCGCCCGCCACCCCCAAGACCACCCCCGCCGGTGCAGCGCTGACCGATACGACACCACCGAACAAGCCGATCCGTTCAGTGGGACCGACGTTTATACCCGCGCAATAG
- a CDS encoding NAD+ synthase — protein MTETTFKITLGQLNPTVGDIAGNAAKARVARAQAKADGAALVALPELFIAGYPPEDLVLKPAFQAACREAVENLARETSDGGPAMLIGTPWVDDGKLYNAYALLDGGRVAAIRFKVNLPNYGVFDEKRVFARGPVGGPLKIRGVRIGVPICEDTWVEESAEYENVVECLAETGAEILVVPNGSPYAKGKSDIRLSISVARVTESDLPLVYLNQVGGQDELVFDGASFVLNADRSLAAQLPAFRESVVTLHWTKSAAGWQCAGPVAPQIDDDKADYAACVLGLRDYVQKNGFPSVLLGVSGGIDSALCAAIAVDALGAERVRGVMLPFHFTAQVSLNDAATLAKALGIRYEVLPIAPAVNGFEEVLSGTFAGLPRDVTEENLQSRARGTLLMAISNKLGAMVVTTGNKSEMSVGYATLYGDMNGGFNPIKDIYKTEVFRLASLRNAWKPDGALGPSGEVIPVNIITRPPTAELRENQLDQDSLPPYDLLDAILEGLVEHEEPLASIVAEGFDRDMVARIDRLLNVAEYKRRQAAPGVKVTRRNFGRDRRYPITNRFRDPGTPLPKPDEDLVSRSGTVSAEAFEG, from the coding sequence ATGACCGAAACCACCTTCAAGATCACGCTCGGCCAGTTGAATCCGACGGTCGGAGACATTGCCGGCAATGCGGCCAAAGCGCGCGTCGCGCGCGCCCAGGCCAAGGCCGACGGCGCGGCGCTGGTGGCGCTTCCGGAATTGTTCATCGCCGGCTATCCGCCCGAGGATCTGGTCCTGAAGCCCGCGTTTCAGGCGGCGTGCCGCGAGGCGGTCGAGAATCTCGCACGCGAGACCTCCGACGGCGGACCGGCCATGCTGATCGGCACTCCGTGGGTGGACGACGGCAAACTCTATAATGCGTATGCGTTGCTGGATGGCGGGCGGGTCGCGGCGATCCGCTTCAAGGTCAATCTGCCGAACTACGGCGTGTTCGACGAAAAGCGCGTGTTCGCGAGGGGACCGGTCGGGGGACCCTTGAAAATTCGGGGCGTGCGGATCGGTGTGCCGATTTGCGAGGACACCTGGGTCGAAGAGTCCGCCGAGTACGAGAACGTCGTCGAGTGCCTGGCGGAAACCGGCGCGGAAATTCTCGTCGTTCCCAACGGCTCGCCCTATGCGAAAGGCAAGAGCGACATCAGGCTGTCGATCTCGGTGGCGCGCGTGACCGAGAGCGATTTGCCGCTGGTCTATCTCAATCAGGTCGGCGGTCAGGACGAACTGGTGTTCGATGGCGCGTCGTTTGTCCTGAACGCCGATCGCTCGCTGGCCGCGCAGCTTCCGGCCTTCAGGGAAAGTGTCGTCACGCTGCACTGGACCAAGTCCGCGGCGGGATGGCAGTGTGCAGGACCGGTGGCGCCCCAGATCGACGACGACAAGGCCGACTACGCCGCATGTGTGCTGGGCTTGCGCGACTACGTCCAGAAGAACGGATTTCCGAGTGTCCTGCTCGGCGTGTCCGGCGGCATCGACTCGGCCTTGTGCGCAGCCATTGCCGTCGATGCGCTGGGGGCGGAGCGTGTCCGCGGCGTCATGTTGCCGTTCCATTTTACGGCGCAGGTCTCGCTCAACGACGCGGCGACGCTCGCGAAGGCGCTCGGCATTCGCTACGAGGTGCTGCCGATTGCGCCCGCGGTGAACGGTTTCGAGGAGGTTCTCTCCGGCACCTTCGCGGGGCTCCCGCGCGACGTCACGGAAGAGAACCTGCAGTCGCGCGCCCGCGGCACGCTCTTGATGGCGATCTCCAACAAGCTGGGTGCGATGGTGGTGACCACCGGCAACAAGTCGGAAATGTCGGTGGGCTACGCGACGCTGTACGGTGACATGAACGGCGGCTTCAATCCGATCAAGGATATCTACAAGACCGAGGTGTTCCGGCTGGCCAGCCTGCGCAACGCATGGAAGCCGGACGGCGCGCTCGGCCCGTCGGGCGAAGTGATCCCGGTCAACATCATCACCCGGCCGCCGACGGCGGAGCTGCGCGAAAACCAGCTAGATCAGGATTCGCTACCGCCCTACGATCTGCTCGACGCGATCCTCGAGGGGCTGGTCGAGCACGAGGAACCGCTGGCGTCGATCGTCGCCGAGGGCTTCGACCGCGACATGGTCGCGCGGATCGACCGCTTGCTCAACGTCGCCGAATACAAGCGCCGGCAGGCGGCGCCGGGCGTCAAGGTCACGCGCAGGAATTTCGGCCGCGACCGCCGCTACCCGATCACCAACCGGTTTCGCGATCCCGGCACACCGTTGCCGAAGCCGGATGAAGACCTCGTCTCGCGGTCAGGGACGGTGTCGGCGGAAGCTTTTGAGGGATGA
- a CDS encoding diacylglycerol kinase, which produces MRLWRATINSWNGLIFAIRSEHAIREELFALLLALPLAWLVGATTVRRIELVAVVLLLLAVELLNTAIEKLADRLTTDHDPQIGHIKDMGSAAVGVVLLIIGLTWGSAIVERMGLL; this is translated from the coding sequence TTGCGTTTATGGCGCGCCACCATCAATAGCTGGAACGGATTGATCTTTGCCATCCGTTCCGAACATGCCATCCGGGAGGAATTGTTCGCGCTTCTGCTGGCATTGCCACTGGCGTGGCTTGTCGGAGCAACAACGGTCCGCCGTATCGAACTCGTTGCGGTGGTCCTGCTGCTTCTGGCGGTTGAGCTTTTGAATACTGCGATCGAAAAATTGGCGGACCGATTGACGACCGATCACGATCCGCAGATCGGGCACATCAAGGATATGGGCTCGGCTGCAGTGGGCGTGGTGCTGCTCATCATCGGTCTGACCTGGGGCAGTGCCATCGTTGAACGCATGGGTCTTCTTTAG